GCGTTCTGCTCCGGCTCGTCCGCGGTCTCGGTGGTCCATGCGCTCGCGGCGCGATGCAGGTCGCCGAGGGTCGCGGTGAACCGGTAGAGCCGGGTGACGAGCAGCTGGTATGCGGTGTCCTGCGAGTCGTCCTCGTGCCGCATCAGCCAGGCGAGCAGTTCGCCCGCCCCGCTCGGGACCGCGACGGCGTGATTGATCGCGCCGTACCCGGTGCCGGCGTGGTCGAGGCCTGAGAGGGCCGCAATCAGCAGCGGACGGACGTCGGGCGGGATCGGGGCGCTGGACAGCTGTGCGACGACGCGGCCGAGGCCGTGCGCGGCGCGCTCGGTGTCGAAGACCACGTTGTGGCGGTGGGTGACTGCGGAGCCTTGCAGCCCGGAGGCGGGCAGGTAGCCGTCGACCAGCATGGCGGACTCGTTGAGCCGGACCATCGCAGCGTTCAGCTTGAGGGTCTTGCGTGCGAGGTTCTTAGTGCCGCTGTCGGCGACGAGCTGCCTGGCAAGCTGGACGACGGTGCGTACGCGGAAGAGATAGCCGCGCTCGATGTTCTCGAATCCGCTCGCCGGGCGGGTGCGGCAAGCGATCGCCTGTATGCCTCCGGCCGCGACACCGGCCACCCCGGTGATCGGGGCTATGTACTTGAGCTGCTCCACCGGCATCGGGGCCAGCAGGCCGCCGAGGAATCCGGAGAAGAACAGGGTGCCGCTGTCGCGCCAGAACTCGGCGAGTCTGGGGCTTGTGAGCGCGAGCTGCACGCCCAGAGCCAGGGCTCCGGCGATCAGGCCGGGGACTCGGTAGGGGTGGATCTCGATCGCGCAGAACATCGCGAGCAGCATCGCGGGCACGCCCCAGACGCAGCGCAGCGCGACCTTGCCAGGCTTGGGCCCGGCGATGCTCAAACCGCAGATCAGGCCGAGCATGCCGCCGAAGGTCAGCCCGATCAGGCCCGGCTGGCCCATCGCCCGGGCCATCGCGTAGCCGGCCGCCAGCGTGGCGGGGAAGACCATCAGCATCCGCCAGCCCGACCGGAGCCGGGCCAGGGCCGGATCCCCGGCCTGAACGCGGTCGCGCACGCCGACGAGCCGGGACGGCCGGCAGGTGGGACACCGGCCGCCACTGCTCAGCAATTTCGACACCACGCTGCTGTTCTCCCGTCGATCGTCCGCTGCGCGTGAGCCGGGGCGGAGCCGCGCCGCTCGGCGCCCCCACGCCTCGCGTACCTCCAGGGTAGAAGATTTTTTGCATCAGTGCAAAATTGCCTTGGTGAAAAGATGCCCTCGGTGTAGCATTCAGCCCATGAGCAGCGAGAACGCGGCGCCCGCGCACCCGGCGGCCCCCGGCGGCATCCGGGAGCGCAAGAAGCAGGAGACCCGGGACGCCCTGCACCGCGCTGCCCTGCGCCTTTACGTGGAGCGCGGCCCGGACGCGGTGACGATCAGCGACATCTGCGAGGCGGCCAACGTCTCCCGGCGCACGTTCTTCAACTACTTCGACTCCAAGGACGACGCCGTCCTGGACCGGGACGAGGAGGGCTCCGGCCGTTCGCTGCCGGAGCGCATCGCCGCCCGCCCCGAGGGGGAGCACCCGCTCGAGGTGATCCACCAGGCCGTACGCGCGGGCATCGTGAACTCGCTGGGCCACCCCACCTGGCGCGAGCGCCAGCAGCTGGTGCGCCGCCACCCCCAGCTCGTCCAGGTCGCCTTCGCCAGCACGCGCCGCACCCGCGACCTGATGGCCGAAGGCATCGCCCGCCGCACCGGCCGGCAGCCCGACGACCTCTACCCCCGCGTCGTCGCCAGCGCCGCCCACGCAGTCGCCCAGGCCGCCCTGGCGCGCTGGAACCCCGAGGACTCCGGCGACGAGCTGCTCGACATCCTCGACGAGTCGTTCGCCATCGCTGCCTCTGGCTTCAACCTGCACGTCTGACCGCGCTCGTCCCGCCGACTGGTGCTTCCGGTACCACCGTTAATCGGCTCTGTATACGGTTTCCCGGCCGCGTCGAACTGGGTTCTGATTCAGTTCTGTGACACGGATGGATTCGGTGATACCGCCATGCCGAGAGCACCGGCTCGGCGGCAGCGTCTTGGTCGCCGGGTCGATCTCCAGCCGCCGGGCACACAGGAATACTCCGAGCATGCGAAGCGGCCGGGGCGTCCTACGCCGGGCGGGTCAGGCGGGAGCACCAGGGCTCCCCGCCTTCGAGATCGGAGGCGGGGAGCGGGGCGTCGTAGTAGTCCGCGGGCGCGGTGAGGATCGCCTGCATGTACGCGGTGCGGCCGTCGGCGGCCATGGGTACCGCATGGCCGCGGGTACGCGTGAAGCCGATGCCCAGCCCAGGGAAGCGCGGGTAGTCGGGGTCCGTGTCATCGAGTCGGTGGCCGAGGCCGGTGAGCCGGTCGAGCACCTCCACAGCGGGCGTGCGGAAGACGTCGACGCCCAGCAGTTCGACGGTGATCCGGTCTCCGCCGCGCTCCTCGGGGATCCAGAACTCCGCGGCGGTGAGCGTCTCCCCGTCCTCGCAGGCGAGGATCGTGCTGAAGCTCTGGCGCGTCAGGAACACCTTCGTGTACAGGTCCGGGCGCCGCTGCCCGGGGTCGTCGATACGCACGTGGCCGAGCGGCGTCGCGGCGGCGATCAGCTCGTCGATCCCGGCCCCGAGGGGGAAGTCCTCCGCTCCGTCTCCCGGGTTGATCACGAAGCTGTACTCGAGCGGCTTGGGCTCGAGCGCGTCGAAGTCGATGTCCGGCAGTTCATCGAAGTACCCTGCCCCGGCCAGCAGCACCGCCTGCATGTAGAGCGGCTCGCCGTCGCGGTCGCGCGGGACCTGGTCTCGGCCGGAGGTGCGGGTGAAGCGCAACGGCAGGGCCGCAACGGTGTAGCGCTCCGGCTCGTCGGACCGGTCCACAGCATAGCCCTGGGCCTCGATCTGCCGGAGCAGCTCCAAGGCCGGGGTCCGGAACACGTCGATTCCGCGCCAGGTCACCCGCAGTTCCTCTGGCTCGGCTGACTCCGCGTCAGCATCCGCGCCCGGCAGGGGCCGCGGCGCGTGGATGTCCAGCCAGGTGAGCGTCCGCCCGTCCTCGAGCGCGAAGACCGTGGCGAAGGAGGAGCGTTCCAGATAGACCGTCAGATCCACCTTCATGTGCTCGAGCACGCCGGCGAGCCCCGGCCCCGAGATCACCACTCGACCGCGTGCGACCGCGTCCGGCACCAGTTCCCCGGCCGGCATGCCGAGGGGGTATCCGGTGGCGCCGTGCGGCGGGTCG
This genomic window from Actinospica robiniae DSM 44927 contains:
- a CDS encoding TetR/AcrR family transcriptional regulator; this translates as MSSENAAPAHPAAPGGIRERKKQETRDALHRAALRLYVERGPDAVTISDICEAANVSRRTFFNYFDSKDDAVLDRDEEGSGRSLPERIAARPEGEHPLEVIHQAVRAGIVNSLGHPTWRERQQLVRRHPQLVQVAFASTRRTRDLMAEGIARRTGRQPDDLYPRVVASAAHAVAQAALARWNPEDSGDELLDILDESFAIAASGFNLHV